In Streptomyces sp. NBC_01439, the following are encoded in one genomic region:
- the hypB gene encoding hydrogenase nickel incorporation protein HypB, translating into MCRMVDLRQAVLAKNDATAQVLRTELTARGTTVVNLLSSPGSGKTALLERELLLARERGVPVAALTADLATENDALRLARSGVPVKQVLTDGLCHLEAAMLGRHLDGWLPEDTRLLFVENVGNLVCPAGYDLGESLRVVLASVTEGEDKPLKYPTAFGLAQLVVVTKTDIARAVEFDEAAFRANVEQVNPGVEVVLTSARAGAGLGVLLDRALAAGAGTGTHTPVMARQQQAHEHGHGNEHGHGHEHGYVQGHAHEPGHDHDHEHDADLDHEHEHDHDADLDHEHEHDHDADHDHDHDHGHGHDHDHPHVHTVAQTR; encoded by the coding sequence ATGTGTCGAATGGTCGATCTGCGGCAGGCGGTGCTCGCCAAGAACGACGCCACCGCCCAGGTCCTGCGCACCGAACTCACCGCCCGCGGCACGACGGTGGTCAACCTGCTCTCCAGCCCCGGCAGCGGCAAGACGGCGCTGCTGGAGCGCGAACTGCTCCTCGCGCGGGAGCGGGGCGTACCCGTGGCCGCGTTGACGGCCGACCTGGCCACCGAGAACGACGCGCTGCGGCTGGCCCGTTCGGGCGTACCGGTCAAGCAGGTCCTCACCGACGGGCTCTGCCACCTGGAGGCCGCGATGCTCGGCCGGCACCTGGACGGCTGGCTCCCCGAGGACACCCGGCTGCTCTTCGTGGAGAACGTGGGCAACCTGGTCTGCCCGGCCGGCTACGACCTGGGGGAATCGCTGCGGGTGGTGCTCGCCTCGGTGACCGAGGGCGAGGACAAGCCGCTGAAGTATCCGACCGCCTTCGGACTGGCCCAACTGGTGGTGGTCACCAAGACCGACATCGCGCGGGCCGTCGAGTTCGACGAGGCCGCCTTCCGCGCCAACGTCGAGCAGGTCAATCCCGGTGTGGAGGTGGTGCTCACCTCGGCGCGCGCGGGTGCGGGCCTGGGCGTCCTGCTCGACCGGGCGCTGGCCGCCGGGGCGGGCACCGGGACGCACACACCGGTGATGGCCCGTCAGCAGCAGGCGCACGAACACGGCCACGGCAACGAACACGGCCACGGCCACGAGCACGGCTACGTCCAGGGCCATGCTCACGAGCCCGGTCACGACCACGACCACGAGCACGACGCGGACCTTGACCACGAGCACGAGCACGACCACGACGCGGACCTTGACCACGAGCACGAGCACGACCACGACGCGGACCACGACCACGACCACGACCACGGTCACGGTCATGACCACGATCACCCGCACGTCCACACGGTCGCGCAGACCCGCTGA
- a CDS encoding hydrogenase maturation nickel metallochaperone HypA/HybF: MHEMSIAMAVVGQVEEAARSGGAQAVTSVRLRVGELAGVVPDALAFCFELACAGTVLEGAELVTEPVTARARCGSCPGTWAVGMPPELCCPGCGRATEVELLSGRELEILSVHWEDGSAGAPTREPISEEA; encoded by the coding sequence ATGCACGAGATGTCGATCGCCATGGCCGTCGTGGGCCAGGTGGAAGAGGCGGCCCGGTCGGGCGGCGCACAGGCCGTCACCTCCGTACGGCTGCGGGTCGGTGAGCTGGCGGGGGTGGTCCCCGACGCCCTGGCCTTCTGTTTCGAACTGGCCTGCGCCGGAACGGTCCTCGAAGGCGCCGAACTCGTCACGGAGCCGGTGACGGCCCGCGCCCGCTGCGGCTCCTGCCCCGGCACCTGGGCGGTGGGCATGCCCCCCGAACTGTGCTGCCCCGGATGCGGCAGGGCCACCGAAGTGGAACTGCTCTCGGGCCGTGAGCTGGAGATCCTCAGCGTGCACTGGGAAGACGGCTCCGCCGGTGCACCCACCCGCGAACCGATTTCCGAGGAGGCCTGA
- a CDS encoding DUF6893 family small protein produces the protein MKKVFVVGAAAAAATAVLLQILPDLRRYLRMRRM, from the coding sequence GTGAAGAAGGTCTTCGTCGTCGGGGCCGCGGCCGCCGCCGCCACCGCCGTCCTGCTGCAGATCCTCCCCGACCTCCGGCGCTACCTGCGCATGCGCCGGATGTGA
- a CDS encoding hydrogenase maturation protease, producing the protein MNERVLIAGIGNVFLGDDGFGVETVRALAEHPLPDGVEVVDFGVRGVHLAYQLLDGYDTLLLVDATARGGEPGTLYLIEADDGAGAGPAGAPAPPPVLDGHHMSPDAVLALLDTLCAGTGATPPRRTLVLGCEPAGTEEGIGLSAPVAAAVPEAVRTALDLIHGRTHDETDRPGRELRRTP; encoded by the coding sequence GTGAACGAGCGGGTCCTGATCGCGGGCATCGGCAACGTCTTCCTCGGCGACGACGGCTTCGGAGTCGAGACCGTCCGGGCGCTGGCCGAGCACCCCCTGCCCGACGGGGTCGAGGTGGTGGACTTCGGCGTGCGCGGCGTCCACCTCGCCTACCAGCTCCTCGACGGCTACGACACGCTCCTGCTGGTCGACGCCACCGCACGCGGTGGCGAGCCGGGCACCCTCTACCTGATCGAGGCCGACGACGGAGCGGGCGCCGGCCCGGCCGGCGCCCCGGCACCGCCGCCCGTCCTCGACGGCCACCACATGTCCCCCGACGCCGTCCTCGCGCTGCTGGACACCCTGTGCGCCGGGACCGGAGCCACCCCACCGCGGCGCACGCTGGTGCTCGGCTGCGAACCGGCCGGCACCGAGGAGGGCATCGGACTGAGCGCACCCGTGGCCGCCGCCGTACCGGAGGCCGTACGCACGGCCCTGGACCTGATCCACGGCCGGACCCACGACGAAACCGACCGGCCCGGCCGCGAACTGAGGAGAACACCGTGA